From Skermanella sp. TT6, a single genomic window includes:
- a CDS encoding MSMEG_1061 family FMN-dependent PPOX-type flavoprotein yields the protein MDHAPTDWFDDAHGIRSVEELAARYPTPHEMVIGKQIDRLDGHSRTLIAASPFLVMATVGPSGTDCSPRGGRPGFVRVHDDHTLLLADWPGNNRLDSLRNIVQNPAVGLVFLLPGMGEVFRVNGRARLSAHPGLLDLFAEDGKKPRSAIVVTVAEAFIHCPRAIAVADLWNPEKHVDRSALPSARTVFDAHVAMSARKARA from the coding sequence ATGGACCATGCCCCGACGGACTGGTTCGACGACGCCCACGGCATCCGCAGCGTCGAAGAGCTGGCCGCCCGCTATCCCACGCCGCACGAGATGGTGATCGGCAAGCAGATCGACCGGCTGGACGGCCATTCCCGCACGCTGATCGCGGCTTCCCCCTTCCTGGTGATGGCGACGGTCGGACCGTCCGGCACCGACTGCTCGCCGCGCGGCGGCAGGCCCGGCTTCGTCCGGGTCCATGACGACCATACGCTGCTGCTGGCGGACTGGCCGGGGAACAACCGGCTCGACAGCCTGCGCAACATCGTCCAGAACCCGGCGGTCGGCCTTGTCTTCCTGCTGCCGGGCATGGGCGAGGTGTTCCGGGTCAACGGCCGGGCGAGGCTGTCCGCCCATCCCGGCCTGCTCGACCTCTTCGCCGAGGACGGCAAGAAGCCCCGTTCCGCCATCGTCGTCACCGTGGCCGAAGCCTTCATCCACTGTCCGCGCGCCATCGCGGTCGCCGACCTGTGGAACCCGGAGAAGCACGTGGACCGGTCGGCGCTGCCCAGCGCCCGCACCGTCTTCGATGCCCATGTCGCGATGTCGGCCCGCAAGGCCCGGGCCTGA
- the fhuF gene encoding siderophore-iron reductase FhuF: METPDLTPFDFLSGPAARFGARLVPPSSAPDAIPASALAAEGGLDLALGTLRSRHPDGEARALLSLWSRHYFYTLIPPVVLGALLAGRTLPLDLSRTAVHLNGDGVPAAIVLPHAGTADGPVAAADMLRALARDHLEPLIQGLAAQAAVSPRVLWANAAGYLHWVVEQLAAEDPASPAVAEADALIHAGAWPDGWRNALDEPMRYTDGPEGRQAWRKVCCLLYRVPGGTLCPYCPLALRASCREH; the protein is encoded by the coding sequence ATGGAAACTCCCGACCTCACCCCGTTCGATTTCCTGTCCGGCCCGGCCGCGCGGTTCGGCGCCCGGCTGGTGCCGCCCTCATCCGCCCCGGACGCAATCCCGGCCTCCGCCCTGGCCGCCGAGGGCGGCCTGGATCTGGCGCTCGGAACCTTGCGCTCCCGCCATCCCGACGGGGAGGCACGGGCCTTGCTCTCGCTCTGGTCGCGCCACTATTTCTACACGCTGATCCCGCCGGTGGTGCTGGGCGCGCTGCTGGCCGGCCGGACGCTCCCGCTCGACCTCTCCAGGACCGCGGTCCACCTGAACGGCGACGGCGTCCCCGCCGCGATCGTCCTGCCGCATGCGGGAACCGCCGACGGCCCGGTCGCCGCGGCCGACATGCTGCGGGCGCTCGCCCGCGACCACCTGGAACCGCTGATCCAGGGCCTCGCCGCCCAGGCCGCCGTCTCGCCGCGGGTGCTCTGGGCCAATGCCGCCGGCTATCTGCACTGGGTGGTCGAACAGCTCGCCGCGGAGGATCCGGCCTCCCCGGCGGTCGCCGAGGCCGACGCCCTGATCCACGCGGGCGCCTGGCCGGACGGCTGGCGCAATGCGCTGGACGAACCGATGCGCTATACCGACGGCCCCGAGGGCCGGCAGGCCTGGCGGAAGGTCTGCTGCCTGCTGTACCGCGTCCCCGGAGGGACCCTGTGCCCTTACTGCCCCCTGGCTCTGCGGGCGAGCTGCCGCGAACACTGA